The Drosophila innubila isolate TH190305 chromosome 2L unlocalized genomic scaffold, UK_Dinn_1.0 4_B_2L, whole genome shotgun sequence genome segment GAAGACAACCTGGCAGCGACCCAACAGCGAACGCCTGATGCACTTCCAGCACTGGCAGGGCCAACGTGCCCATGTGGTGGCACAGGGTAATCAACGGTTCCTTTactcgcagcagcaacaacagccaacgGCTGTCACAGCGCCGGTGACACAGGATGATGAGGATGCGCTTGGCCCGCTGCCCGATGGCTGGGAGAAGAAAGTGCAATCCGACAATCGTGTGTACTTTGTGAATCACAAGAATCGCACCACGCAATGGGAGGATCCACGTACGCAGGGCCAGGAGGTGAGCCTCATTAATGAGGGACCACTTCCACCTGGCTGGGAGATACGCTACACGGCGGCCGGCGAGCGATTCTTTGTGGATCACAATACGCGACGTACCACCTTTGAGGATCCACGTCCGGGCGCGCCAAAGGGCGCCAAGGGAGTTTATGGTGTGCCACGCGCCTACGAGCGCAGCTTCCGTTGGAAGTTGTCCCAGTTCCGTTACCTGTGCCAGAGCAATGCGCTGCCCTCGCATATCAAGATCACCGTCACCCGGCAGACGCTCTTCGAGGACTCGTATCATCAAATCATGCGATTGCCCGCCTACGAGCTACGCCGTCGCCTGTACATCATCTTCCGTGGCGAGGAAGGTCTCGATTACGGCGGCGTGTCGCGGGAGTGGTTCTTCCTGCTGTCGCACGAGGTGCTTAATCCCATGTACTGTCTGTTCGAGTACGCGAACAAGAACAACTACAGCCTGCAAATCAATCCCGCTTCCTATGTCAATCCGGATCATTTGCAGTATTTCAAGTTCATTGGACGATTCATTGCCATGGCCCTGTATCATGGTAGGTTCATCTACAGTGGCTTCACCATGCCCTTCTACAAGCGCATGCTGAACAAGAAGCTGACCATCAAGGACATTGAGACGATTGATCCCGAGTTCTACAATTCCCTCATCTGGGTAAAGGACAATAACATTGACGAGTGTGGGCTCGAACTCTGGTTCAGCGTGGACTTTGAAGTCCTTGGACAGATCATTCATCACGAGCTGAAAGAGAATGGTGAAAAGGAGCGCGTTACCGAGGAGAATAAGGAGGAGTATATCACACTCATGACCGAGTGGCGCATGACTCGGTAATTACTTGACTTAATCTTGTGCTGAAGGGCATCTTtaacaggtttttttttttatttcagcgGCATTGAGCAGCAGACCAAGACGTTCCTAGAGGGATTCAACGAAGTTGTGCCTTTGGAATGGCTGAAATACTTTGATGAACGCGAACTGGAGCTGATACTGTGTGGCATGCAGGACGTGGATGTCGAAGATTGGCAAAGAAACACCATCTACAGGCACTACAATCGCAATTCCAAGCAAGTCGTCTGGTTCTGGCAGGTGAGCTCAAGCTAAATCATTTCTTTAACATCCCTCTAACCGAATTCATTTCCAGTTTGTGCGGGAAACGGACAATGAGAAGCGTGCGCGTCTGCTGCAGTTTGTGACTGGCACATGTCGTGTTCCCGTCGGCGGATTTGCCGAGCTAATGGGCTCCAATGGACCGCAACGTTTCTGCATCGAAAAGGTGGGCAAGGAAACGTGGCTGCCGAGATCCCATACGTGTTTCAATCGGCTCGATTTGCCGCCTTACAAGAGCTACGATCAGCTGGTGGAGAAATTGACCTTTGCCATTGAGGAGACTGAGGGCTTCTGCCAGGAATGAGTGGTAGTCGATTTGTGGTCAGTTTGTTGATTAATGTTTAATTCCAATTGAGCGTCCCGTTGTCGTCCGTTACGTTGATAGTTACTGTTATTATTACATGCctctatgtacatacatacacgtatgtagCACTATTATGTACACGTACATTTTTATCGTGGTGTCCCTCGATGGGATTCCAATTCCTAAGTTCGCATTAACACCTCCTAGCTCTGTAAACACACACGATTATTCTTATTTCTAGGCGTCTTTTGGCTCAATCTTTGCACTCTAAGTTAAGTTTCGGCCATATGCTCTATACATTAAATACATAGAAATTCCCACATTTATATGgcttgtgttgtgtttttaaaCTATCAAAATGTTAACTTGTTACGTCACTCAAACGGTCCacaaacaatacaaaacaaaataaaagcataatAGACATGTAAGACACGCAACAACCTgagcaataaacaaattatgtcAAATTTTATGTTCACTTTATAGAGTTCTACTATATATGTAGTTTGTAAATAATTCATAATGCTATGTTAACAATCaaataatcatttatttgGCCATCATTGTAAAGTGCAACTTTAAATGCGATACATAGGAACAAGTTTTTAACTGTTTTACAATTGTTTAGcacatcaaaaaattttaaatatcaatacacaaaatgcaaaaaagcgaaatatataaaatatacaaataacatGAGAACTTTAAACACCgcgaaaaaaaagtaaaaaaactatattataaaaaaacggaaataaaaaaaaaacaattgcaaaaacacacttaaaacaataactatataaatcaaatagcAATAATTGTTGTTAACAAAATGTAGAGCAAAAACACGAGTCGTAAATTTGAGTAAAGGCAATTTGAGAACTAAGTATATTTTCATGTTCTACATAGAAATGTACattaatacgagtatgtaGGTATGAACGTTGTGTAAAGAAGGCGCAAAAGTTGCTAAATtctattattatacatatatacattataaatatttaattagtttaatgcAACGTGTActgtattatataaaataaatgcaaaattatttaGTGATATGCGAAATTGGCTACCGCACAATTTTCCAACTAACTaactatattattaaaacCAATCGGGATCCCTCTTAATCTAATGTGGATtagttattgaaatatttgcttatGATTTACTCATTTTAAGCATTTGCCGACGAAGAACAATGCTACATTTCATTTATGGcaattaaaacataaactgTAACTAggtgattttattttgcaataaagCGGTGgttaagttaaaaaatcatttattgcTGATACACCTTTATTTTACAGGTGCTGCTCGAATTTAACAAGctgctttattatttattgccgcaaaattacaaaacgcagcagttgaaaaaaataaaacaacaaaaaagaaagggTAATAACAACATTAATAAGGAAACCAAGCCATTTAACACCATTACACTGTCGTCACCGCTGGGCGCCCAACACCCAACTTATGTTTCTGGGCTCCCGGGAAAAGGCTTGACGTGTgcattttttgcaattaagtGCGATGTTTGCTATAGTGGGCGAGGCTATCACTGCGTGCGCTTACATAGTTtaaagctttattttattttcatatatgaTTTAAAACTAAGGGAAgtattgatttttttgcaagaaataataatactgcTTCTTAATTTGATGCCAAATGAATATTGACTTAAATTAATCGCAGTTAACGTTTCGATAATACATTCATCGTGATGCAACGATCGATATGCACTCTGTGATCTAAAATTGGTAATGGAGCTTTTCCGGGAAAAAAGGCTGTCACATGTTTCAATATCATTTAGAATCTATCTATCGAATTTAAATCGATTGTGTTGATTGAGATTCATTTTAGAACAGCACGCGCTcttaaattcacaaatttaagCTACAaagatttgtttaaaatagcAATGAGATAAATTATGACAAAACCATTCAAAGTCCaaattagattaaataaaGGTGAATCGGCAAAttgaattctaaaaataaattcaaaattctacaaaactaacaaaaattctgtaaaaaattttatatgagaTCAAAAAAGATCTTTTTTGGAAAAAGGggctaaaatgaaaaatgatctAGATCCTTTTTTAAGGCTGCCACCGTTCAAATTAATGCTAGCATTGCTTCTGCCAAGCTGGCAACATCTTTAAAGGATTATCAAAgaccaaatatttaaaatctgcTGACTTAATTGATAATACATAAGAGTGCCTAACAACATGATAAAGGTGAAAAAAGATTCAAGCAGTTTGTGGTATGTATAAATTACAACTGGGATTTGTGGTTAATCTATAAGCAAATATCAACAGCTGTGAGCCTGAGCGGCACCTTAAGGAACTGCAGTTGATTTCTGAAGAcggaaaacaaaatataagaacTCCAAATCATGTTCCGGAAATAAGGATTTGCACTTGTGAAGATTCAATAGAGTCAATGTCGAACAATATCTATTCAATGCCGCGGCGGACTGAACAAATGTTGCAGTCGCCATTGCACAGAAATATGCGATCAGCTCCTATGCGGTTCAAAGAATCCAAGAACATCTATTCGGAGCCGCGTCGAAATAGGGAATTGCAAAAGTCGCCATTGCATAGGGATCTGCAATCACCTTCTTTGCCGTCTGAAGATTCGGAGAATAGAGAACTGTTACCCAAAAGAATAGAACCCAAAAACATCTATTCGAAGCCACGGCGAATTATAGAATTGTTAGAGTCACCATTGCATAGAGATATGCGATCAGCTTATATGCGGCTCGAAGAATCCAAGAACATTTACTCTGAGCCACGGCGAATTAAGGAATTGCTAAAGTCACCAATGCATAGCGATATGCGATCATCTTTCATAAGTCTCGAAAATGTATCGAACAATATATATTCGGAGCCGCGTCGCACTAAAGAAATGATGAAGTCACCACTGCACAGACTCAACCCCGTAGAAGAATCCATAAATCGCCACTCAAAGCCGCATCTCGTTAAGAAGCTGTTTAAGTCGCCTTTGCACAGTGCCAGCAGCTCAACTTCCATAATGCTTCAAGAGAAATCCAAGTCACATCATGAGAAAGATTTGCAGCAGTCATTAATACACATAGACTCTTCAAAACCATCTGGTGAATCGAAGAACACATATTCACAGCCACGACGAATAAGAGAATTGCTACTGTCTCCAATGCCCAGAGATGGGCTGCTTAAAAAATCATCGCAGTGTGTCAACTCGAAGTCAGAATTGCAGCATTCCAAATGCCATAAAGATGTTCGTCCAGTAGGACACAAGCTGCAATTCAGGGAGCAATCTATGAATACAGTTTTGGAACGCATTGC includes the following:
- the LOC117779851 gene encoding E3 ubiquitin-protein ligase Su(dx) — protein: MADGNGQAAAGASRAANNGVQDASMQTVNTGAGITNQPGTSSTATQVGGASEGASGVSRSGSGSGNGNASGSGSGNQGYYQLSVTIEEASLRNNGFLKPNPYVELLIDSKSKRKTDLVKNSYLPKWNEEFTVLITPNSTLHFKVLDHSSFRKDAMLGERVIHLAHILQHYNGRCEFLELTIDLFVTSKSDNRQTKSGELVAILNGLKLDMSKVIQLPQNGAAVQPVVNPVVTDAATAGRSCMIYGGVRARMRLRSSNAEPQAATRSPLPNGAPPAEQRRSTAPPVWEQQQQQQLASQPPPPTRLVNGSAAAVPQTAPYPQQPPAPAQVQQQSPEVFGNGTVVNGLYMSNGLVHPASCTNVLPVSNGTDTQLPTQPAEDELLPAGWEIRLDQYGRRYYVDHNTRSTYWEKPTPLPPGWEIRKDVRGRVYYVDHNTRKTTWQRPNSERLMHFQHWQGQRAHVVAQGNQRFLYSQQQQQPTAVTAPVTQDDEDALGPLPDGWEKKVQSDNRVYFVNHKNRTTQWEDPRTQGQEVSLINEGPLPPGWEIRYTAAGERFFVDHNTRRTTFEDPRPGAPKGAKGVYGVPRAYERSFRWKLSQFRYLCQSNALPSHIKITVTRQTLFEDSYHQIMRLPAYELRRRLYIIFRGEEGLDYGGVSREWFFLLSHEVLNPMYCLFEYANKNNYSLQINPASYVNPDHLQYFKFIGRFIAMALYHGRFIYSGFTMPFYKRMLNKKLTIKDIETIDPEFYNSLIWVKDNNIDECGLELWFSVDFEVLGQIIHHELKENGEKERVTEENKEEYITLMTEWRMTRGIEQQTKTFLEGFNEVVPLEWLKYFDERELELILCGMQDVDVEDWQRNTIYRHYNRNSKQVVWFWQFVRETDNEKRARLLQFVTGTCRVPVGGFAELMGSNGPQRFCIEKVGKETWLPRSHTCFNRLDLPPYKSYDQLVEKLTFAIEETEGFCQE
- the LOC117780766 gene encoding kinetochore and Eb1-associated basic protein, giving the protein MIKVKKDSSSLCCEPERHLKELQLISEDGKQNIRTPNHVPEIRICTCEDSIESMSNNIYSMPRRTEQMLQSPLHRNMRSAPMRFKESKNIYSEPRRNRELQKSPLHRDLQSPSLPSEDSENRELLPKRIEPKNIYSKPRRIIELLESPLHRDMRSAYMRLEESKNIYSEPRRIKELLKSPMHSDMRSSFISLENVSNNIYSEPRRTKEMMKSPLHRLNPVEESINRHSKPHLVKKLFKSPLHSASSSTSIMLQEKSKSHHEKDLQQSLIHIDSSKPSGESKNTYSQPRRIRELLLSPMPRDGLLKKSSQCVNSKSELQHSKCHKDVRPVGHKLQFREQSMNTVLERIANYFQQITAFQEISQRKIQQMGVQDFINIIGHLLANTGTLSKPLDKSNYIVQTINAMEQLNYPHKVRKSWLLMPCASLQHVLEMLNFLTDLLPME